From Thermococcus celericrescens, a single genomic window includes:
- a CDS encoding Lrp/AsnC family transcriptional regulator, translating to MRMVQLDDLDRAILRLLKEDARLTISEIAERLNRPESTIHFRIKKLQERSFIEKYTIVLGEQLRPKTLAIVYVQAETPIIEDFLERYIQYLMKTLSLLPNVLAVARSDKDGVVAIIGGENGEQINKFVEETIQVMPTLKRVEVFPVNEFVKGDSLAGFLVSV from the coding sequence CTGGATGACCTCGATAGAGCGATACTCCGTCTGCTCAAAGAGGACGCGAGGCTTACGATATCGGAAATAGCAGAGAGGCTAAATCGCCCGGAATCCACTATACATTTCAGAATAAAGAAACTCCAGGAGAGGAGTTTTATTGAAAAATATACCATAGTGCTCGGTGAGCAGTTGCGGCCCAAAACCCTTGCTATTGTCTACGTTCAGGCCGAGACTCCCATTATTGAGGATTTCCTGGAAAGGTACATTCAGTACCTTATGAAAACCCTGTCCCTGCTTCCCAACGTGCTCGCTGTTGCACGGAGCGATAAGGACGGTGTCGTGGCTATAATCGGCGGTGAGAACGGGGAGCAGATTAACAAATTCGTGGAGGAGACCATACAGGTCATGCCCACACTGAAAAGGGTGGAAGTGTTCCCTGTGAATGAATTCGTCAAGGGGGATAGCTTAGCGGGATTCCTGGTGAGCGTCTAA